One window of Dehalobacterium formicoaceticum genomic DNA carries:
- a CDS encoding amino acid ABC transporter permease, giving the protein MEQLEYIKSILPFMLSGLELTVKIYFGTLLIALPIGVLAAVGKVSGPPILKKILYLYTWIWRGTPLLLQLFFVFFGLPVLGIKLSPLPAAIVTYSLNYGAYLTEIFRGGLESIDKGQYEASKALGMSYGQTMRRIIIPQTIRRVLPPTCSEAVNLVKDTPMLALLGMADLLRISNQIFTRDFNITSYVLAFIIYLIISSVLVKLFGNLEKKYSVYE; this is encoded by the coding sequence ATGGAACAACTAGAATATATTAAAAGCATTCTGCCCTTTATGTTATCGGGTTTGGAATTAACAGTAAAAATTTATTTTGGGACTTTGCTAATTGCTTTGCCTATCGGTGTGCTGGCGGCTGTGGGCAAGGTATCCGGGCCCCCAATTTTAAAAAAAATTCTTTATTTATATACCTGGATCTGGCGGGGTACTCCTTTGCTTCTGCAATTATTTTTTGTTTTCTTCGGCCTGCCTGTTCTGGGCATTAAATTATCGCCTCTTCCGGCAGCAATTGTTACTTATTCCTTAAACTACGGGGCCTATTTAACGGAAATTTTCCGGGGAGGGCTCGAGTCCATCGACAAAGGACAATATGAAGCTTCAAAAGCTTTGGGCATGAGCTACGGGCAAACCATGCGCCGCATCATCATTCCCCAAACCATCCGGCGGGTGTTACCGCCGACCTGCAGTGAAGCGGTAAATCTGGTGAAGGATACGCCGATGCTGGCTTTGCTTGGTATGGCTGATTTATTAAGAATCTCCAACCAGATTTTCACCCGGGATTTCAATATTACATCTTATGTCCTGGCATTTATTATTTATTTGATAATTTCTTCCGTTTTGGTCAAGCTGTTTGGCAATTTAGAGAAGAAATACTCCGTTTATGAGTAG
- a CDS encoding amino acid ABC transporter ATP-binding protein produces MSMIRMSNIHKYFGDLHVLKGVSLEVKKGEIVSIIGPSGSGKSTFLRCMNQLEKIDKGVVEIEGMVVEAAGDVTEKVTASPKDVRATYRKMGMVFQNFNLFPHMTVLGNVIEAPMTVNKTDKVAAIEIAEQQLAKVGLLDKIDAYPSKLSGGQRQRVAIARALAMKPEIMLFDEPTSALDPELVGEVLEVIKKLAADHMTMLVVTHEMSFARELSHRIVFMDEGEIIEECPPQQFFEAPSHARVKLFLEKML; encoded by the coding sequence ATGAGCATGATTCGTATGAGCAATATTCATAAGTACTTCGGGGATCTTCATGTGTTAAAAGGGGTATCCCTGGAAGTTAAAAAAGGAGAAATTGTTTCCATCATTGGGCCCAGCGGGTCAGGAAAAAGCACTTTTCTGCGTTGCATGAATCAACTGGAAAAAATAGACAAAGGCGTGGTTGAAATAGAGGGCATGGTGGTGGAGGCCGCAGGAGATGTAACAGAAAAGGTGACTGCTTCTCCAAAAGATGTGCGGGCAACCTATCGCAAGATGGGCATGGTTTTTCAAAACTTTAATCTCTTTCCCCATATGACGGTGCTGGGGAATGTGATTGAAGCACCCATGACCGTTAATAAAACAGATAAAGTTGCTGCCATTGAAATTGCGGAGCAACAGCTGGCGAAGGTGGGCTTGCTGGATAAAATTGATGCTTATCCATCTAAATTGTCCGGAGGACAAAGACAAAGGGTGGCCATTGCCCGGGCCTTGGCGATGAAGCCTGAGATTATGCTTTTTGACGAACCGACATCTGCCCTGGATCCGGAACTGGTCGGGGAGGTACTGGAAGTAATAAAAAAGTTGGCAGCAGATCATATGACGATGCTGGTGGTAACTCATGAAATGTCCTTTGCACGGGAACTTTCCCATCGCATTGTTTTTATGGATGAGGGAGAAATTATCGAAGAGTGTCCCCCGCAGCAGTTTTTTGAAGCACCCAGCCATGCCAGAGTTAAATTATTTTTAGAGAAGATGCTTTAA